In the genome of Arachis stenosperma cultivar V10309 chromosome 2, arast.V10309.gnm1.PFL2, whole genome shotgun sequence, the window CCCTCACTGTCATTGGTCGTCTGTGCCTGCATATTTGAGGCTGAATTTGTTTCCTGTTCTGACATCAAGCTAGTAAGACCATTTTTCTTCAGGTAGGTCTCCAATGGCAGATTTGCTTCTTCAAGAAGACTCATCATGCTCATGCTGTTTGTCCCagcttgagcatcttctcgatCAGGTTGGCAGTTCAAATCTAAGTGTCCCTTGGCTGCATCATCCGCATGGTCTTGACTCCTTGAATCTAACTCGTTTGGCACCCTTGCTTCATTCTCCAAACCATCACCTCGAGTTAAATGCTGAGAGGTGCTTTCTACTTCAGATTCATCCTTGGTCACCCATGACTGCTGATTTCTCTGAGCAATCTCTGCTTCACGCTCAGATTGCCGCTTCTTCTTTCGCATCATAAGGGTTTTAAACCTACGTTTGACTGTCATGCACACGTTACAGGTGCATGTAGGTTTGTGCTTGCCCTTCCCACTAGGTGGTTGGATACATACAATACAGGAACAACCAGGTCTATGCCGAGGGTGCTTCGTAGTGGTAGCAACTGGTGCTCTGCTAGGGTCACCTGCATCATCTCCAAGTATTGCAGCATTTGCCAAAGCATCCAATCCGGAAGATTCATGTTCTAGGGTTGGTCTTTGGCTGGCAGTCATTCGCTGTTTCTTGAATTCTATCCCAAAATTACAAATTGCAGTGTCTTAGAtactataataaaaaaaatagttgaaACCATATACACAATAATCAGATACATGCAACATAATTCAGTTTTTTCAGCAAGCATGTATTTTGAATAAGATGCATAGACAAAGAACTAAATGAGCAAGACAGAAATGGTTAAAGACCAGCACTGACTCTATAGTAGCAACTCCTACAACAAATCAATACTACTGTCTAGTGCATTTTTGGCTATCCTAAAATGATAGAAAAAGTCAGTTCTAGCAATCGGGTAAAGAGACTTGAGTTCGGTCTTATAAAAGAGTGAGTAACATAGAAGCACCTTAGTATCACTTTAAAGCCATCATTTAAAAGGGTTATGCTATGGTGTAGAACACTTTTTAATGAAGAGTGAATATTGTCCTTTTTATGATAgaggaaataaaataaaatcatctGCAATGCCATATTCTATAAATTTAGTgataatctttatttttcatccAATTCTACTCTTCACTAAAGAAACTAATTTATTTAAGATATCTAAGTGTGCTTAAGAATTATGATTGGTATAGCAACTGTCATACTGGAAGATGGTACATAAAATTCTTTATAATTGGGTATGCTAGTTTATTTTTAAAGCCACGCCAATTGTAGGGCTCTTAATTCCTACGAGATCTTATAGTCAATAATTTTACATTCCCATGCCATGACTAATCGCAACAAATGGTTAATACTGACATAATAGTGGACTAATAACAAGATTTGCAAACACATACAAATATCCTCGTCCTCAATAATTATGAGTATGGACACACTTATATCTTAAACTGAAATTTCCTTGTGGGTCCAATTAATGGGCTATACTCAGAGTAAATATATACATAGAATACATAGTGTTGGCATATTTAGTAGtggaattatattttattttaaaaaagggATAGGACCCACATAACTGAACATTCATTCTTACTCCCTCTGTATTCTCTACACAATTATGAGAGTAGGCACCCAATTAATCAGCTAAACCAATTTAGAGTATAATTCTTGGTCtaaaaaagtagaaaaaataTAACAGAAGACTAGCATTTCAACCATGATTTCCCATTATCtattgatagataaaaaaatgaataaagataaagaaaatgTTAGAAATAAGAACAAATGGAGATACTCATCAACAACTGCCTCCATTTAATAACGACAGCTTATGGAATTCATTACTGATCCAATTTCTGTTATGTTAAGGAACACTATATTTCCAAATTCATCGAAACTTATCCTAAGAGAATCTGTTTCTTAATATTGTTCAGAACTGTATATCAATTATCAAATTTGTTCATTGAAACAGAGACTATGTAGCATGGCCTTGAATGCAGACAGGTTAGTTGGGGAGAGGGGAACACAGCTACATCAATAATTGTCTTACAAGGGAGATATACTTTTGTAGATGAATTAAACTTTACCAGTATCTCTTAATAAGCATTGATTAGACAAAAATGTGGGTTTAAAGGAATTCAAGAGGCGGAGATATACCCTTGATCAGTCGCAAGAGATTATCCATCTCCCTTGGGCTCAATTCGTCTGGAGCAGAACATGCACGCCTAGCAAAATCATCGAGAAACTGAAATATTGTCTTACAAAGAACATGCTTTGTTAACAAGTGCACTGCACTATAAAGTCATACTTCTCACCTGCTCTGATCCCACAAGTTATCAGCACATGTCCACTTAGGGGGAACAAGTACATCAACTGGTAACTTCCTCCATTTTGAGCAATTATCACACTGTGTCCACTGCTCATTTATCCTGAGTtccaatcaaattcaaaattaagaTGATCAACTGATATAAagacaaaaaagaaaatttaagaGAAAATATGAGAAATAGCATGAAAGGAAAAACCTGACATGCAATAAACAAAAGATACTAACACACATCCATCTTACCCAGCAGAGCGGGCTACGAATATACTCTTCTTTCCAAAGACAGGAGGTTCCTGTATGAATTAAAGCAAGTTATTTGCTGTGGAATATCCTAAACAGGCATTAATATGAAAAaaggtaaagtatattttttgtccccaacgtttgcaatttttttttaaatatctctAATGTTTAATTTGATTCAATTTTGCTCCTAATGTTTTCAATTTattcaattttgtcccaaatattttttatttgtgtcaaaATTATCTCTAGGCGTTTTCAATTTTGTCCATAACATTTGAGATGGAATTAACATCCAAGGATAATTTTGACACAAATTGAAAACATTAGCGACAAAATTGAATCAAATTAAATGTTAgggttattttaaaaaaaaattgcaaacaTTAAGGACAAAAAACATATTTTaccttataaaaaaattaatcagaTTTATGTAACCTCTCTAAGTGGAGGCTTTACTTAAAAGTTTTCTATCATTAATAAGAAACCAATTTGATGTACTTTACATGCAATTAACATGGCATTGCAAAGTTCCAGCTTCTTATAAATGGTTTACTTACTTCATATTCTTCAAATACATGATCCTCAATCATGACAATGCTTGGTTTAGCAGTTGGAGGAGGACGAAGCAAATCCTGTGCCTCTTCCCATGTAAGCTTCAACTCCAGCGCATCCTGGCTATCAATAAGCAACCTCTTACTTTTTGACCCAATATTCCTGGTTTTTTTCTTCTCTGGAACCAGCACAGCCGGCAAAAGCGATCCCTCCCTTGTCCTTTTTTCAGGAATTTCAATATTATGCCAATTCATGTCACCACCAGCTGAATTCCATTTTTTAGACAGCGTATTTAGCGGGGATTCTGAACTTCCCTTTTGTGACTGGAGAAGGCCAGAATAACCACTTAATATAGGTAGATTCTCATAAACACCAGAATAGGAAGTTTCACTTGAATGAGAGCCATTGGGCATATTAGACGGATGAGATTCCTGCTTAATAGGAGACTAAGTATCAATTCTAAAAGTTTGAGTTTGCTATATGAGCTAAAAGCGGCTGTTACCTGTACTGCAGCAGAATTTGTTGCCTTCCTAAACCCCATAATAAGTTTCCCTTCAGGGTCCATCCGGCTAAAAGTTACTGCagcatttttttgaaaaagaattaaacatataattataaaatcaaaagcaaaaaacaaCTATATGTAGTGCACCTATTCCTAAAACTAGCAACTTCACAAATTAAGTAATTCTCAGTAAATATACCAGTATCTCCAGCTTGCAGTTGCATAGACTGAATACAAGGAGTTACGCCTTCTAGAACATACATCCTGCTGTTATTATTTGGCCAAAATCTAAACTGGAACACCCATTCTTTTCCTTTCACATCTTGGATTCGTAGAGGAAGGCCCTCTGGTTGAGAGATAGGAGGGAAATATGCCTGCATGCACAACGCACTACTGTTTCAGTTCTAACAAAACACTAGACTCATGAAGAGAAAAAGACCGGTACAATCATTAGTTGATACCAATAACTTCTCTTAGGTTCGAAGGCCACATAAGACTATCTCTCATGACATGTGTGTTATATGTGGGGCAAATTTAGAGTCAAATCCACATCTGTTTTTGCATTTCCCAATAGCTGTTTTCTTATGGAACAACTAGTTTAGCATTTTTGATGTAGGTTTGTTGGGTTTGTAGTAGAAAAGAGGTAATATCTTTGGCAATGTGTAATTTTCACCACTATTTGGACTATTTGGTtggagaataatgcacacaccTTCAATTACAGATTTTCTTAGAAGAATGTTTATGGGATAGAATTAGCCTAGCATCTAGTTGGTGTAAAACTCATGATCTTTATAAGCTACTTTCCTTCTGAGACATGTTGAGAGACTGGGAAGCTATGCTTTATAGataattcttttgtttttgctttgtaCAGGGGATGCCCGAATTTATTTTATCCTTCTCATcttaatgaattttttttaatccaaaaaaagaaaatcattgattaataaaaatgacAAACAAGATGTTAATTAAGCGTCTGTGTTCAGAAACTTACTTCAGCACATGCTTTTGGTAAAACTAAGCGACCAATTCGACCAGCATCACTTGCACTAAGCATCTTCTCAAAGAGTGGCACAATGGTGGAATTTGAACTTAAACATATCATGAATCATGGTTAAGGAAATGTTTTTATGAGGTCAAGAGCAATAATCAAGATAACATGCTTATCACAATGCATAAAGTATCTAGACAATAACTAACAATTCATAAACTGAATTGCAAAACTGGATACTCTCCTGATATTTGTTGCAACTCTTGATCTGTAATCCTAGGCCAGTAACGGGGAAGTAGCTGATTTCTTCCACGTCCCTCAGCAGGAGGCCTTGCTACACGGATTTGGGACACCATAGCTGCATTTGTTTCTAAGCTTGAACCAAGGCTTGACCTAGGAGGCTTTGGTAAAAGGTGGCGAGACCTAGACCCAAGTAAAAGTGGAGGGGAGGTTTTACTTTGTTCCCTTTCATCAGCAATGGCACTATGAAATGGATTTGAATTTCCTGACGGAGAAGCAAGAGTCATACTCAAATTTGCATGTGCCAATGATTCATATATATCTTGCATCTCCATATCTGCCTGGCAGTTGTCTGATTTGGCAACCCTAGATGAACCATTAGATTTGCAGTGAAATTGTGATATCAATTGGCTTCCAAGTTCTGCAGTAGAAGGCAAACCTTCCTCTGTTTTTATCTCTGGAAAAGGGACATTTGCATCAGGATTATGAGGTTTAAGCCACCATCTCAGCCCATCACTATCTGTGGAATGTCCTACTTGCATACCCCTGACGTTTAATTGGTTAGCCAGAGATGGACACAGTTGTTCACTGACGCTCTTTATCTTTGATGCCCCAGAGCCAGTAGGCTTTTCAGTACCCGCAACCTGTCAAGTAATACTGTAATGTAAATGCAGACTTGAGGCATCAAAACAAAATAACCATTTATGCAAGAAGTAAAAAAGTCTAAATGACAGACCAACCTTGAATTTTGAAGCTCACATCACACAATTTGCTATTATTTCATAGATCATAGTGCATTCAATTCATATCCTAAATTCTGATCAATAGTTAACTTACCAATATTATGACAAACAGGAAATTTAATCTAAGAATTAAGACCTGCAAGCTAGCATGATAAAATGCTAATCTATCAGATGATTTCAGGAAGAAAATAGGGGTGAATTATCTGTTTAATATTTGcaatgaaaaagataaagtatAGCTTGATAAGTTAAATGTTAATTTTTCTTACAAGTTTATGTCCTGAATTTCTTGTGCAATTTATACAGCTTACACCACCGGAATCTAGCAACTCAAGCTGAGACCTAGAGGCAATGCATCCACAATGTAGACGCTACAGATAAGAAAATATACAGGATCATTAACCATAGAGTAGCATGTGCAAGAGTAGAAAGGACTGGGGATAAGTTACACAGTGAGTTTTACTCTACCTTGCCACATGAAACACACTCTCTCCAACCAGAATCATTTGAGTGgaatttttcacaaaatattgATTGCTCATATGCAGAACTACagtagagaaaaaaaaaataaagacgAAGAAGATTTAGGAATCTGAATAGACAGTTGTCATGCAGTAATGGCTGAAATTGCATCAAGTAAATAAGGTTAAATGCAGTATTGATTGAAGTCATCATGTAATCCAAAGCACACGATACCTAGATCACACTGTTAACTACTTATGTGGCAGCAAAACAAGAgcaataattaaaattataaaagcaACTTGTCATATTATCTTCACTCAGTAATTGCTTTCCGACTTTTTTGTAAGACACATCAATGGAAgctttaaaatttcaatttacaTTCTTGAATATATAGTAAAAATTAATGGATATATGCCATGGGGAGTTTCATATAGTGGTCCAAACCAGCAGCACACCAACTTtagaaaatccacaataaataaataaataagtaactAAAATAGGTAGCCAAAGGTCAAAACTTTGATTAAAAGAGACTGAAATTGTTCAACCCAAAAAAAAACGACTGATATGAATATTttcaaaatgaatttttaaacgccaaaaatagCAATCCACATGGAAAATAAACAACAATTGAGAATAGTAAAGGCAAAAATCACATACTTGTAGTTACACCTGAACACCACTGTTAGTTACTGCTTCTATACAATATCTCTGATTTTCTGATATTTATAAACTCATCGAGCGTGCTAATTTGAAATCTAGAAAGTGAAATCACACATTACCCGCACTTATCACAGAGATCGGCAAATTCGCCGGATCGCAAGGCCCAACCTTTGCGCCACTGAATCGACGTCAAGGTGGCGCATACCACGTTCATGCAGCTCCTTGACTCCATTAATACTTCACGACTTCACTGCAACAAACTACACCGGAATAATACATACAAAGTTCAATTAATCAAAAAGAGAAACCCTAACAATTGCTTCTATTTCAGACAAAGACCTCACAAAATTAGATTTGACTAgctcaagaaaataaaatacagCGCAAAATATAGTAACGGAGAAACGATAATACCGAAATTAAACACAAGAATGGAGCTCGAGTTGGAAGAATCTGTTACCAGAAGCTCGCACGAAGCGAAGTAGAAGTTTCGTGCTTCGGCGAGTTCTACGAAGATGAGAGGGAGAAGCAGTTGGTAGTATTGCTTTTGATTGGCATTCGATTAGGTGATGGTGAAGTTAGGTGTGGTTAGAGAGAAGTAGGAATTTCACCGGAGAAGGTTAATCGAATCGGAGAGTTGAATCGACGGCCGCCgggggagagagaaagagacgttatagagagagagagagagagaaggcgTGTGCATGCAGAATAAGAAAGGGGAAGGAAAAATAAAGGGGCACTCAAAAGTGCATGCACGACTCTCTGTTTTTATGgcttcatttttttaatattcaatTTTCATATTAATTTGTTAAAAAGTTTTATCGTGAATTCGTGATAGTTGTTGgttattaaatagaataagaaataataatattgATTCAAATTGCATGTGTTTGTACGGTTTCTAATTCATTTGTTTGGTTTAacacttgttaattaattctaatatgTTTGACCATGTTTTGATAAAAATCTTATTAAAGTATACGAATGTATGGAAGGAAAAATTATTGATATAATAAGCAATTGTTATTATCCTAGTGCACAAATCATGAGTGGAAACTGGAAAGtgaagataaaaataaaaaataaaaaaaagtaaaatatcgtTTTTGTCGTCAACCTTTAGAGTAAATTTAAAAGTTGTTCCTAATATTTTACTCATTCTATTTAAATCCCTAATGTTTTAAAATTGATTCAATATTATCCTATTATTAGGGATCCATTAACAGAATTGACGACGAGTGATTTTAAAACATTAAGAACTTAAACAGAACGAAAATATTGGAGATAAAAtcgatacataaaaataaattttagttttatccttcaataatatcaatttttttaccgtacatagtattcaattatttttaatcatatctaagtaaattatacttaatcacattacttttattctaaataattttttttataattgtcCACTTAAAGTTAtaagttaatataaaaatataaaaaaatatttaaaatgaaaatagtgtgattaagtgtaatttacttagatgtgattaaaaaataattgaatattattATACAgcaaaaaattgatattattaaaggataaaattaaaatttatttctatgtatcatttttgtccctaacgtttcaaaatcgtctcaattttgtcccgtcgtcaattctgttaacggatccctaacggcaggacaacattgagacaattttaaaacgttagaaACTTAAATAGAGCGATTAAAACGTTTGAGATCATTTTAGGATTTACCCCAAACCTTAGGGAcaataactataaaaaaaataaaaacaagagatatattaAATCTGAATCAAAATATAGAACAAACACATTAGAAATATAAAGGTTTATAATATCTTAAGACAGGTTCAAAGATGTACATCAGCCCActatagaaaattaaaaatttacaaacaagttaaaaattgttgaacaaaataaaataataaaaaaatactaattgccaatattttagttagaaaagaattagtaaatattaatttaaatataaaacaagtATAAATAAAGAACTGGTAGGTGGGCAGATGTGGTATTTTCCGGCGACATGTGGTGGTGGCTGGTGAGTGGcgactctctctctctctctggtTTTGTTGTGGATGGATGTTGCTTAACTTTACGGCATGAATGTAATAGGCATAAAATCCGCAAGTTGCTTGCAAGTTGCAAGCTTCATGATGATGTCTTGACTTTAAAGCTTCAGTGGAATGACTATGTCACACTGCAGTCAGCACATTTGCCATTCA includes:
- the LOC130961025 gene encoding B3 domain-containing transcription repressor VAL2, encoding MESRSCMNVVCATLTSIQWRKGWALRSGEFADLCDKCGSAYEQSIFCEKFHSNDSGWRECVSCGKRLHCGCIASRSQLELLDSGGVSCINCTRNSGHKLVAGTEKPTGSGASKIKSVSEQLCPSLANQLNVRGMQVGHSTDSDGLRWWLKPHNPDANVPFPEIKTEEGLPSTAELGSQLISQFHCKSNGSSRVAKSDNCQADMEMQDIYESLAHANLSMTLASPSGNSNPFHSAIADEREQSKTSPPLLLGSRSRHLLPKPPRSSLGSSLETNAAMVSQIRVARPPAEGRGRNQLLPRYWPRITDQELQQISGDSNSTIVPLFEKMLSASDAGRIGRLVLPKACAEAYFPPISQPEGLPLRIQDVKGKEWVFQFRFWPNNNSRMYVLEGVTPCIQSMQLQAGDTVTFSRMDPEGKLIMGFRKATNSAAVQESHPSNMPNGSHSSETSYSGVYENLPILSGYSGLLQSQKGSSESPLNTLSKKWNSAGGDMNWHNIEIPEKRTREGSLLPAVLVPEKKKTRNIGSKSKRLLIDSQDALELKLTWEEAQDLLRPPPTAKPSIVMIEDHVFEEYEEPPVFGKKSIFVARSAGINEQWTQCDNCSKWRKLPVDVLVPPKWTCADNLWDQSRRACSAPDELSPREMDNLLRLIKEFKKQRMTASQRPTLEHESSGLDALANAAILGDDAGDPSRAPVATTTKHPRHRPGCSCIVCIQPPSGKGKHKPTCTCNVCMTVKRRFKTLMMRKKKRQSEREAEIAQRNQQSWVTKDESEVESTSQHLTRGDGLENEARVPNELDSRSQDHADDAAKGHLDLNCQPDREDAQAGTNSMSMMSLLEEANLPLETYLKKNGLTSLMSEQETNSASNMQAQTTNDSEGKQNEDCCTPSAVQEQESSPEESSEQDKGQNNS